GCAGAACACAAGAAAGCTTTTCGGCTTAAAATTACGCTTTAGAAAAACATTTACAGGCTTTGGGGTGCGTCTTGCCCCGTGGAATTATCGTGATGTGTCTTGCTGACATTTCCTTAACAGTCtgcgttcgctactttcctgcGAAGAATGCTATGTAACGCTGATAACAAGCATGCCCTTCACGACCTGGAAGAACCACGTTTGCATTGTAGAAAACGAAAGGCACGCGacatagatgacgattattcatTTGGACAAGATACTATAAGGGTACAAACTTCTCTTAGAGTGTGTTTCGAAGGACACTCTTACGAGTGTTCCTCCTAGAACGCGGAAGCTGAATCTTGTGAGTAGAAAACAGAGGTGATGCAACGTTCAGATGAACAGAAAACGTACAATAGTGAATAATCATAATCAACAGTTTCTCTTTGTAGAAAGTATGTTCCATTGCTTGGTAGTTAGAGTATACAATGATTTTTTAAATAAGCGAAATCTAAAAAAGGGTAGGAAATAATGAAAGCGTTGTGGGTAAACCGGGAATAAACGTGTGACTGCGCTCTTTTGCCCGTTATGAAAAAAGACAGCGTCTTTAAAAAGCATAAAGGTGTTGTCTTATACATCACTACATGAGATTGAGGTTGTGGATTAATACAACAGGTGGTGTTCTGTCAGTAAAGTAGTATTGCTGTTAAGCGCTTGTTCTTTGTTGCATGCTTGCATCTCTATGGTTGTGCTTCGTGAAGTTTAAGCCGATTTTCAGAGATAAACCAAGAAATCCGCACCAAGATCGTGTGACATAACGCCGCTCTACGCACTCAGCGAGTAACACTCATTTTTCGACATAATCTACTGAGTTAAAAGTTCCTATGTGAAATACTGGCACTAGTATTTGTAGGAGCTGGAAGTTTAGTGGTTAGGACATATTCGAAGAGTGTTACAGTAGATTGATTTACTCGAACTTAGTCCTGGCTCCAAGTGATCTTGCGAATGATCAACACTGCGTTAAAAATGGGAGATTCTGGAATTATACATGGCGCGGAAACTTGCCTTCATGTGTTTAGAGAAATTGAGTTACTTGGAAAAATAAAACGTAATAATGAACGCCGCAAGAACACCTGATCGACACAAACGCTTGTACTACCTGTAATTCGCATGGTAGCtcaacgatcgcagcgccagcgTTCCCTCTATTCATTTTTGTACGGAACGCCACTCTGAGGTAAGCGCGCGGAGCGCTTTGTTTCGCTACGCCGGTGATCTCGGAAGCCGCGCGGCGGATGAAGCCACGTTGGGAGGGGGAAGTGCTACTTTGGGCGCCCTCCGTTTTCATCGACCAGCGCTGCAGTCGGACGCCCGGCGGGCGGCAGACGCATGCGCAAAACGGCCGCACTCTCCCGGGTGTTTCAGTTTTTGTTCGTTTTTTCCTTCGAGCGCGGGCGCAGGGATAAAGCGGAGGATTTGTTGTCGTTGGGCAGCGGCAATTCGGCGCGGGCAGCCGGTTCGCGGTGGCTGCCGGTTCTGTTTTCTCCTGCGCCGTGTCTGGCTTCGTTCAGTCGGTTGCTGCACGTTCCGTGCGCCCCGTCGCGAGTTGCTACCGAGCCACATGGGACGAAGAACGTCATCTACGCTGCGTCGCCGACATGTATGGATGCAGCGTGGACGGAGCTGCGCGACTCAGCGACGAGGAAGCACTTGAGTCCGCACACGCTTTCCTTCATTAGCGCCTCGGGGACCGCGGTTGTTGTCAAGCTGCCGGCGGAGGCTGCGCTTTCTTCGGCGTGCGGTTTGTTGCCACCGTTCACGTTTCTACGGTTCGCGTAGGTGACCCGATGCGCAGTTCGCGCTGCGACTGTGTTTCACGCTTACGCTCAAAAGCGCTCGACAATCAAGTCATCTCGGTACCGGTTTTCCGCTGACTGTGTGACTTTGCAGTGCGCGTGTTCCGTTTGAGTATCCACGATGTTGCGCGCTAGTCAAGTCTTCGTGGCCCTTCTCTTCAACTTGGCGCCTTCCGGCGTCCTCTTCGCCGATGCCGGCGATGCGTTCCGCAGCAAGGTACCGCCGGGTACAATTGGTACGTGACTTTTCTTTTTGAACCTTCACTGGCGTCTCTCGATCGGGCTGGGTGGAAGTTGGgagggtgttttgcatttcgtatATTATGCTCTTGATTCAGCATCGGTTTGCGCCGCGAGTGCGAAGCGCAGAAACAAATTTTGATTCGCGCACAAGGGGACGCTATTGTAGTGCGTCGCACTGGCGTCGGTCGAGTGCACTTTCGTTCGCTGACCGCGTTGTGATAGACTTGATAAACATGAAAAGGTGCACTTGAGTCGGCAGGAGTGTCAGGGCCGAGCACTTCAAATGATACCCGGACGTATGCGTTCGAACCACACAGAAGCAACGCGCAATCGTTGTCTTGGAGCTTGGCCCTGGTTAGCAGCCTGGACTAATTAGAATGTAATCGTCGCAGTCgttcgttctttattttttcttaaatAAAAGCTTATCTTACTTTTCATTCTCCCCGAGTAGGCAAATAATGGTCGTGCCAGTATTGCGCCTGATTGTGTTTGATCTGCATTTGACTTTTCGAGTAAGATCGAAGCGCAAAAGCTTTGAATACAGCAAGATCAACACCAATCTGTGTTGAGAACTGCATGTAGTAAAGCTTCACGAGTTCAACCTAAATTAGTTGATTTGGAGTGGCGGTTGTGTCATTGCTTACATTAATGCCGCACTTCACAAGTATTTACCTATATTCACTCGTTGGAAAAGAAAAACGTATGAAAACTCAGTATGCGTAGGGATCTTGTAGTGCGGTATGGGGTGGACTTATGCTAAATATATAAggcttggtgttagtgtttgtaaCGTTCCCCACGAAGTAGCGCATTTTTTTCCCGAACATTAACTAAGTGCCCTGTGTGGTGCTTCATTAAATGGATTAGAGCGTGCCGCTCAACCtgttgcttttttcttgtttgcatCTTCATTAACGGCATCATGTTGAGGATTGTACatggtcgtaaattttttatgtGCTACCTACACATTATGTCAATGATATATTGCTGCTTTTGTGTCTTGAACACCGAGTTGCGTTCTGAACAGCAAGCTTTGAAGAACAGCTCTCGTAGCGGTCCAGTCAAATGCATTTTTTTCCATGCATTTTCtttcatgcatttttcatgctgCTCTTCTCAATGGTCCATAAATGAGGTGTAAAACAGATACTTGGCTAGATGTGAACGCATATATGTATTCCATCCGATGCAGAAGGGGTATAGTTAGCAAGATGTGAACAGCACTGTGTTTATAGTATACGCGTATGTACAATTTCACCAGAAAAGGTTGCATTCTTCAGCTGTTATCATTTCTCCAGACAGTAATTATCCTGTGTTTTGCgtgcctttgctttctttaacactgcgcgCACGGTAGTACCAGGCCACGGAAGTGTGTTATCAGCGTGGCATAGCATTTTTGGCAGGAGAggagcgagcgcagagttttcaagcaAGAAAACTCAAGCAAAACAGATGAAAATTATTGCATACATATCAAGTCATCAGAAATTTACGTGAAGTTTACGAATATGAGTTCATTTCTCGATTTTGCGAACGTTTCGTTAAGTTTAACTAAAAAGCAATCCTGCAAGCGAAAAGGTTTCGCTCGCCAGTCTCCGCCAATCTTGCGTTTGAAGTCCTATGGCGgtgaaaaaaatacaaaatgGGTAATTGGTTCGGGCAAGTTTATTCATTCCAACAACTTCCTGAAGCAGTCGCTGAAAAATTCCCTGGGACCTAAAAGAAATTTGTTGCTTGTCATTCCATTTTTGTAGCTATCTGCGTATGGCAATTAAAATTAAATCAGCTttagactggacgaaggccatcacagacccgaggcaggacgtccagctcctggctgtccagagggcccgtgaacgagcggagaggcatggcctctctgtaccgacatggggctagccaacggctaggtagggacctgcaggcccccgcttagctcctcaggaccccaataatgtcgtttgctgctgctgctgctttacaCAGTGCGCTTGTATATGTGAAAAGGCGTGCGCTCCAAGAGAGCATTCACTCCAGCCCCTGCGCTTTGATGTCATGTCAGCGGGATTTTGCGATTTTCAATGTTggcaggttggcaggtatgcaacttTTGTTTGCGCACAGGCGGCAAGGAGTGTGAACCGTATTTAGAGCGTACCCCAATTGTAGTACTGTACTTAACGATATGCCCTCTAACCCTGTGCCTTCCAGAGTTGGATCTCCTCAAGATGCTGAACATCAGTACATTGCACAAAGGAGTGGGCCGTACCACAGGCCCGATCTCTAGTCTTCCGGCCTGGAAACTTTTCTCCGGTCTGAACGCTGTCCAGATCCCTCTGGAGCCCGAGTCAAGCTTTCAGCACCAGCTGGCGAGCAGCGGAGCACTTTCAGCCATCTTTGTCACCCGGCCCAATCGCCACAGCGTGGCCACATTGTTCAGTATTCACTTACCGGGAAAGATGTCGCCTCTCGTGAGGGTTGCCGTCAATTTTAGGACCCGGCGCTTTGTGCTTTCTTACACTGTGCCAGACTCTATAGCCATGCCTTTGTCAGTCGAAGATGAGGGAGCTGGCAAAGCAAGCAGGCGGGACCTCGACATTGCTGACGATATCAGCGAAGCAGATGGCACTGAGCAGGGGGCCGATGATGCAGATGAGGCCTTCCACTTGAACTCTGCTGATGTGCGACATGTCAAGTTCATGCTAGCTTCAGCTAAAGCACTGAAGAAGTCTCACGGCTGGACTTGGATTGGTGTCACCTTGACACGAGAGAAAGTAACTTTGTACGAGAACTGTGAAAAACCAGTTGAGATGGAGCTGGTGCATTCTCCATTGCTGAGGTTTCCGAGTGATGCTCTGGTCTACTTTCGCCAAGAACCTGGATTGAAACGCAAGTTTGtggtgagtgtgtgtgtgtttcgttaTCATTTGAGCTGATTGTAGTATACCTAAGAGCTATAAATTAGAGCATAATGCAAAGTGCAATGTAGGTAATACAGATAATTTGCTAGGGATCTGAGTTAGATATAATAAAATGTGTTCACGAGACAATATACCAAGAAGTGGTATGCACTGTTCAAGCATTTGTTTTCTTATATCCATACTGCAATTTTGTTCATTCATGCTAGTCGAGAATTTGTGTAATATTGTTTACGTAAAGTTTCAAGACAGTTTCAGCCGTCATGTCTCGTAAGCGGTAGTTCAGTCTATGTAATTTTGCCCCGCAATGCTCAAAGAAGGATCTTTTACACTACATTGACTAGAATATCTATTAGAGTCGCTCTAAAATTTGGTAAGGTTTCCTCAAGGCGTCTGATATATATGCATCGTTTGATCACTCCCCCTTTCCATTGGGAATTGCCTTAGGGTGCCATTTAATACATTTAATACTAGAACTCCTTTCATCTTTATCGAGCATCACAATTGCGTTGTGTCCACCTTTGTGAGCAGTGGGCCTGGGAAGGTGGCATAGACCACTTAAAAAAATAGCGAGAAGTCATTATATACGTAGAAATATGCTGGGAGATTTGCCGGAAGAGAAGCACGTCGTGAGCACCCAGTGGGACACAGGCGGCTTTGTAGGCTGGAATCAAAGCTGATGCTGAGCTGGTATTTTACAAGTGCTTGGTCTTGGTCATAATGCATGTGAAACGTGTcgcgcttctgaaaaaaaaaaaaaaaaagctcccgcTGTGACTGGCGCCTTCAGGTCTATATAGGCATTTCTGGTTAGGGTAGTTACGCGGAAGTAGCAGCTTGCTCTGATCGAGAATGTCCAGTTTAGGGTCGCGGTCGCAAAAAACTGGATTGGCGATGCCTTCACGAGCTTGTCCCATTAAGATGAGACTCTCGGTTAAAAAAAAGAGTGGGGGCACAGGAGAGGTGTCGAACGCGGCATGGAAAACACGACCGGTTTGGGAGGCTACTGGTAActtccgaatatttgcttctgCTCACATTTGGAAGGTAACAGGAACATTTTTGTCAATGTTATGCCGCGAAATTTAATCCCGAGCAGAGA
The nucleotide sequence above comes from Dermacentor andersoni chromosome 10, qqDerAnde1_hic_scaffold, whole genome shotgun sequence. Encoded proteins:
- the LOC126543856 gene encoding kielin/chordin-like protein, with translation MLRASQVFVALLFNLAPSGVLFADAGDAFRSKVPPGTIELDLLKMLNISTLHKGVGRTTGPISSLPAWKLFSGLNAVQIPLEPESSFQHQLASSGALSAIFVTRPNRHSVATLFSIHLPGKMSPLVRVAVNFRTRRFVLSYTVPDSIAMPLSVEDEGAGKASRRDLDIADDISEADGTEQGADDADEAFHLNSADVRHVKFMLASAKALKKSHGWTWIGVTLTREKVTLYENCEKPVEMELVHSPLLRFPSDALVYFRQEPGLKRKFVGSVQVARLYSNRITSRPWKCSSTGTASLEE